The Rhizophagus irregularis chromosome 27, complete sequence DNA window TGTGAGAATTGGTAACACTATAAATCTTGGAACTTCAAATCGAATGAATAACTTTAAGGCACTTCAATATACAATCAATGCTATTCGGATTATTCGGACTTGGGATCACAAGCAGTATATACAACATCCGAagataaagttatataaagtGATCCACCAAAGAAATGATACCACCGTCACAATAAACCccaaaaaagtaattaaaaaagtacAAATTGAGAACCGGGAGCCCACCTATAAAGATTtccttaaatatttttacaacaatatttttccaaaattaaataattataagttaCTTGAATCAAAATTTCATGCAAGATGGATATATTTAGTATTTGCACCAGTTGGATATATGACAATTCCTAAAGATGAAGATGAGCTGCGATATGCTATATGGAGTGTACTTAAAGTTGTAATGATCCTTCACGCAAATGAGATTGTTCATCGGGACATTCGTTGGGAAAACATCATGAGACTTACAGATAATAGTTGGATTTTAATTGACTTCGAAGAAGCTGCTCCAATCGGAAGAGGTAACCGaaggtaataatgataatggaCTTATTTGGCGtgtatcaaatattattaactaatttttactattttgttATAGTACACCTACATTAAATATTGCGGCTCCGGAATATAGAGGTGTGGAATCCGATCCATGCCGAGCAGCAGGTGATATCTGGATGATTGGAAACCTTTTGGACGATCCGATAATTAATCGAATTCAGCTTTCTGAAAGTGCTAGAAATTTTCGGGATAGATTGACACAACAAAATCATAGTGAAAGACCATCTGCAGCAGATGCCATTGATGACGACTGGTTTAGCGATATGTAAAGATAAAATGTTTAGCATAGATTTACAGTATTAGTGTATTTTCGTAGTTGTAAGACTTTCTAGATTTTTACTATCATATTTGGGTATCAAAATGATGTAatacaaaacaaataaaaaattaatatgcaaTGAAAATCGCatctttattatctttattatttttgtaaaataaatgcCAGTACCAACTGGAGTAGTGATATTTAAAGGGAGGTGTTTAATAGTGACATATATAGCgtgttaaaataatatttgatatttatagtatttatagTGATATACTAAagacaaatatatatattaaaactaaattattttttagcttGACGTCAGCCTTTTGGCTGCCCTTTTTTTTGCCTTTTATTTTGGTGTTCTTATGGAGCTTCAAATGTATATGGGAAGGCGGATGCATAAAAAATCACAGGCGCAATAAGAATCACATAAAGGTGTGATATAGACGCAAGGcagattaaaaaaatgatgagaTGTTTATTAAGGATTTAACATAAGATATAAGTGTTATAATAGAAAGATGATTCTGATACATTATGCTAACAGTAACAAAATTTTCAGTGAAATTGACCTGTGTTTGTTTGATTAATAGATCATTTAAACAACAGATTAATTAATGTTGGTCTCCATAAATAGTTGTAAGTCCAAAAGTCAAGCAAATATAATGGTTGTAAATCAGAATTACCATCTTTTAGCTAACCACAATAGTGTAGTATTTACAGCCAATTTACAGcttacatttataatattacaactaCTAAAGGTTGTAATTTGATATACTGTATAGTAATGCAGGTTTGTTTCAACAAACTAGAATGTTTTCCTTATGCAAGTCTCCATGCACATATTCTGAATCatgcaaaatattttcaacCACTTTATTGATTTCTCCTTTCAGCTCATtagtaaggttgcttgccgaaacctaggggtttaggcaagatggcgtttcgccgaaaagcgaaattctgccgaaactatattaaagttatattaaaaaactggcgaaactttggagaaaggcgaaactgccgaaacttattataaatgccgaaactgccgaaactctgccgaaactataataaatctatagtaaaattttgacgaaactaatcgtaggattttgaagaggtttagacaagcaaccttactcATTAGTCAGATAATAATTGATTCACTATATTTTGACAAGCTTCTTCActagtataaatataaaatctatcaGCAGAAATTGTAGGTGAAGGCATTATCTTTGCATTCTTGGTCTTCTTTGCAGAGGTCCTCAAACATACCAAAACTGATTAACAGGTACGATGTTTGTAGCTATTGGTGGTCAGTGATTGTTATGCCTGTACCACTTGTTGGATTCACCCAGCTTTGATGGTGTTGATAACTTATCTATAATATCGGCATATGATCCATGGTAAGATTATATGTTGGgtcaataaattattcataatcAACTAATGCAAAGTATCATTTACTTTACGTCTAATATTTTGATAGGATTTATAAAACTAACTCAATAAAGTCTTGCTTTGAGGTCAAATccacttttttattatcattaataaattcataatcttTCACTAGAACTACAATAACATGAAATGTGTTTTTTGAGGGAAGACAAGAAAGAAAAGCATAAGATTAAATCAACATATAATATCATATGACCTATATGACTTACATAAGTTATTTGTCATGTGACTTATAACTTGTAACTTTGTCATAAGattcttaattctggccaacattataaatttggccagTACATATTGAccttaataaaaacatttaataatcatcAATCATCTTTGacttatatatgtatttttggGATTctatatagtttattatattttagaaacaaaagttttaattgatagtaatatattaaaactaatagaaaataaaaagaaatatgataaatattttaattggaatgatattattgtaaaaataaatgttaaattgtATATTGCAAAGTAATtggtaaaatgaaaaataaaataacaattattggaaattattaatatattttattgtgaattttcgtattaaaaaaatttataaggtTATATGATTTGATtgcttttttttgaataatttataaagttacatattgtaaagctattataaaatttttgacctTTCTTATTAcctatatatattgtatattgcTTGAGATTATactaatatatacataaaatttttattttagaaagttttataaaatttatttcatagtATACACTAATAAGTgtgtaaaaattttcatataaatttattttagattattataaaatgagaTATGAAGTATGAATATttatcttgaaattttttataacaaaaaaataaaaaaatgatataaaaataagttatcaaatattgataattgatttattatatttttatttatttctttttactaaataaccttgtattaaaaacaaaataccattattaaaatgaagcACATACATATTAGTAAAATCACTAACTTTAGTCAAAGAAGTTTCAAacaatacataataatttaatccaAACCAGAATAAACTTATCTATTGCAAGTGTTAAAGCATAATTGTTAGAGAAAGAACACTTGTACTTatcagatttaaaaataaaatttttgataaaaaagttttttttttgcactattatgaaaataatgtttaataaaaaaatatttaatataaaaaaaaaataatttgtgtaaAAAGAATGTTTATTTCGTGTGAAAAGCggtaaataaacaaaatgagGCTGAATGAATATCTtcacaataatattttaaaattttaataatgggtATACTTATTGtaactataataattattatagttattatatcatatttaaaaaaaaaaaatttcaggtttaataatttttataatgtaccttttaattattaaattgattatttatattatttatatataatttgaagagatcatataataataaaaaccaCCATAGACAAATTCAAAACTGAACCGActttatattacaataaaaacaCATAAGTTTAGATAACTAGTTAAATAACGagatgtttaaaaaaaaaaataattaattaaacaatattatagtattaagGAATGTACACAAATTTTAAGAGAATGAcgtaaaaatttctattaaccATGAgcaatgttatttttttttatatccaaaaagctaattaaatcaaaatagtaaatttatacAGTAtccaaaactaaaaaaataaatctaattgatgtaataaaaaaagttcagaATTTCAAGAATGATACTATTTAATATCTTATTGTTCGTTGCCTCTAATAATATTGACCAAcctgtaaaatattaaaaattttaatattaaatcatttattaaataggacattattaaatacttaccAATCTAATCCTTCCGTTAAGCCATCGCCTTTTACAGCActtgttttataaatactCCATTGTCTATTCTTTAATGTGCCTAAACCTAATGCATCTGATACTTCAGCTGCGGACATTGCGCCTACCATATCCTGTTTATTGGCAAAAACCAACAACGCAGCATCGCGTAATTCTTCCTCATCAAGCATTGCATGAAGTTCCTCTTTTGAAGTACTCATACGGTCACGATCTACCGAATCTACAACATATATAACTGCGTCGGTGTTTGCATAATAACAGCGCCAATATGGCCttcaatgataaaataatattagaatggTAAATGTTGCAATATGTAACAAATATTACGATAACAATTAACCATACCTTATACTTGTTTGTCCTTATTGAGaagattataatataatagaaagataatttatagattaatctaattataaaggaaaattaaCCACAAAATCACTTAATTGAATTAGAATATGTTACCTCCTAGATCCCATACTaacaatgaaataaatttaaaaattctttagtaCAAACATACGTAATGATAGTACATATATACGCATAAATACATAAAACATAGTTCACcttgaaatttaatattcttatatGTTACAGTTTCTACATTAAAGCCAATAGCTGcagatcaaaaaattttcatattagcATTCCATAGtctcaaattttaatttttgatccAACTTACTTGGAATAGTTGTCACTACTTCTCcgatctaaaaataaatgaagattaataaaataattagaactTATGGCTATTAACATGAAGTATAATGAATCTCAAAAATGAATCAAACaaggaaaatattaatttaatgctCTTTTCATCCTCTGATAAGTATATAATgcattaaacattttaaacgttgttaaaaaaaagagaaacaaccaaaaaaataacatacCTGTAATCGATATAGTATTGTTGTTTTTCCAGCACCGTCTAAACCTAAAATAAGTATTCGTACTTCTTTTTCACCCCATAGCCTTCCTAACACTCGACTAAGTATTGCACCTGGTTAGAAAGAGACAGGAAACCAGGGAGTCCACACTGAAATTAGCTTAGAGGGTATGTTGATGAAAGAGGAAAAACTTGGATTTCATAACTTTATTGAAGATAACTTGATACTTACCCATTATGTTCttaaagattaaataaaaaaattatgtatatatatataaatctcGACAAATCTCTATAGAGTAcgactcaatttatttatttttttttaaaaaaaaagaaattatgatttattattttttttttcggacgTTGACCGAACTTTTATAGCTGTGAAAACTTCTGTATCTGGCATAGGTATGATTTCCATTACAAATCTCTCACATATCCGATCAGACCACGTGTTATATTAATTTCCCGAATTCCGagatgttcttttttttaaaattggaaGATTTTGAAGGGTATTATGTCTAACTTTGACCAGGGCCGAACTAATGAAAAAACACAGAAACGCGTTCCGAAATGGAAGAAACTACTGTCACTTAAAAATTCTTCTGTTACAGTACCTTTAGAGTACTCTTCTAAAACTGAAGAAaacgaaaaaatcaaaagaaagaaaaatgctTCACATGATGATTCGTTCGAaattgaaaagaaaagaaaaaaacacaAGAATAAAGATAAAGTAACAAAAGAAGagagaaagaaagaaaaaaagatatacacagaaagaaaaaacaaaaggtTAATTATGAAAAGATAACTGATGAAAAAGATAGTGATCGTAATGAAAGTGAAAATTTATCTATACAACTTCCATTGGAAAATAATAAGacaaatgatttaaattcGGTATTAGCAATTGAACAAACCAAACTTAAGATACCAGAAGAATTTACACAAACTGTCAAAGCAGGTGcgttaatgataaattttttttttctttgatattatattaattactgaaatttttttttagggttaAAATATCTTATAAATTGGCGTTACTGCAAAGAACAAtggaaatttcaaaaaatacgTCAAATTTGGCTGCTTAAAAACGCATATAGTGAAGATTTAGTGAGTTAATGCCATAATATTGTTTGTAATATTCTCGAAAATCGAAAtctagttaaaattattttaaatctttgaTTGATATAGCTTTCGGAAGATTTTTTCGAATTATTTTTGGATTATATCGCGGAATTATTAGGACAGTCGCGTGATGTAAGTTTATAactgtaatataatttttcttagttaacaaaaaataaaatattattattattttttttgcatgaaCTTAATTAGAGAACACTTGAAATGGCTCAGGATATGATCAATAGGCTTGAATCTGAACAGAAGGACGATGAAACAACAGATCAAAAAGATgacaatgaaaaaagaaaggaacaaatcaaattaaatagaGCAAAAGCAGTAGTGAGAGTACTTTCgtaaatactataaattcttaattcttattattaatttaattgaaaagtAAAGGGTAGGAATAAATCTTAgcttttagtaataaaaatatgttcaaagaaaataattttcgaACTTAAGGtgttgttataatattatatttcaaaaaaccAACTTTTGGAAACCCACGAACATGTGAAAcgtattacatataaataaatcaccCTTTCTTTTCAGTATAAGCTATGTAATTTAATCCTGTTAGAAAAAACTTTGAtacaaaaatcataaaaatattcaatatgcAAAGAAgagagaaaaataaaaaaaagttggtttccaaatactattatttataatgaattgtCCATGGTTTGGTAGCTCTTTCACTAGCTCGTTGTCTCTCCAATTCCTCTATGTCATTCTCCATTTCAATTACACCAGCAGTCAATATTTTTACAGTATCCAACCAGAGATAATTCCGTCGATCCAATTGATTTCTAACTCTCTTTGCAAATTGCTCCATTTTAGTGACATATTCTACAAATTCATCGTGATTAAATGATTGGTTgccaaatttttgaatttgatcgACTACACCCTTCTGCATAGGATTTTGTGGAGGAGGATTATTTACAATAGAAGTTTGTAAACCGGTAGCCCCATAAGGTAAAATGGTAAAAGAAGTATTAGAGTTGCGGTCTTGTGTCGGTGTGCTTGTAGATGTAATTCCAGGAATATTAGGAGTATTAACAGGAATAACGGAGTACTGACGAAAAAGATCTGGGTGTTTATTGATAGCACATTTTTCCCAATATGAATGAATTTGTCGAGGagtataatttttcataatgccTTTGCTTCTCAGTAATTGGCGTAGTTGAATAGGATTCAAATGAGTGTTTTCTTCGATTTCCTTCCTGCATTCATCGCTAATGTCAGAATTAGAAACTGGTCTATTATGAAGAAGACCGTGATGAATTTCCAACATTGCTTCAGATGCAGGCATATCAATCTTCATTTGCATTTTCCCTTGACAAGGAAATCTCTCCATTCGTTTCCTATTTGAACCTTCCTTGTATTCCTTCATGGCGACAACGGACTGGCTGCAAACGTAATAAAACTTTGCAACATCCTTGTGACGCATTGAGGTATTCATACAATTATAGCTTTATatagaataagaaaaaaaaaacgaatcaACAAAGAGTCGAAAATATTTAAGTTGCCTATACCAATGATTAActgatatattaaaagtaaaaataatcttaCGTCCAGTTATATTCGTCAGCTCTTTCTATTTCTTCCACAATCCAACGGGCAACGTCTTTAGGGTGTTCGTTACCAGTAATAACATTAGAGAGATTGAGGGCTACTCGAAGATTCAAAGAACAAATTTGAGTTCCGTCAGGAACGGTCGGCTGTGGGTTACTAAGTAACGCTCGCATTTCAGCAGAGACGAGGGCCGCTAGATCCATAAGACCTACGGTTTTAAGAGAAACTCGTAAAGAGTCTCCGTCGACAGTGTCGTCATCGCGTTTTCTTTTTGTCTTTTGTTTCTTGAGAGCCCTTTGTTCGATACAACTTTGGCATGTCTTccactttttatttttgtggAAAAAAGCCTCGTCTTGTTTAGTTTGATGGCAGGATGTACACACCGGCATTTGTAGGATTTATGTAATTGGATATATCGCTGGGAACCAACCGCAAGGGAAAAAAAtagtatcaataaataaaaatctaccGTAAGAAttgtggaaaaaaaattttttgggagGAATGTTGGGCAACAAGGAAAAAACCCAAAGATCCATCGactgattaatttatataaaaaagcaggAAGTGAGTGACGCCAATTTCCGTAAGCGGGATTGGCTAAATGTTACTTTACTGGATAAGTTTCCGGTTTTAAAGGAAAGATCCTCCGAAACTAACCGGAAGAACAGAAGTTTTTTTCGGATAGATTTCATAGACGGCAAAATTACTTGTTGTAACAGGTTCCactgttaataatattttcgttACACGTTGGTTTAAATTCTCCCACACACACATCTCCCCATCAATTTATCATTACCTATAAAAATTCCCAAATCTTGCCGGGTTCCTGGTAATCTATCACTCGGTTGCAGATCGAATTATACGGAAGTTTAATGGTTTTCATATCCGGAATATAGATTGGCTATCCGGCAAAAAATCTCACCGTGACATTAGCTTTCAATTTTTACAGTTGTTAATTCCTGGCTATAGATCTTCTCAACCGcacttaatatataaataaactaatcaTGGCTACTAAAGTTCAAAAAATTATGGTTCAACCCATAGTAAGTAgtttactttcattttttttctttacttttttttctttaaaaaaaatatatataaatacgaTCTAATAAAACGTTTGTTTTTTAGAACTTGATTTTCAAGTATCTTCAAaatgtaagttttttttaaaatatcttgcAATGTGTTACATaatttcttacattttttttaaatttatcagaaaACAAGAGTTCAAATTTGGTTATATGAACAAGTAGATTTGAGGATCGAAGGGCAAATTATTGTCAGTAGTATTCACttgataattcttttttacatctatttttatctattaaacaaatctttaattatatatttacatttaggGGTTTGACGAATTTATGAATCTTGTACTTGACAATGCTGAAGAAGTGAATCTCAAGAAAAAAACTCGAAATGCATTGGGTAATTAAACATGTCTTCAACTGTATTAATTAGctttaatattcattatattttcttatttattctAGGTCGAATCTTATTAAAAGGagataatataactttaatccAAAGTATTTGATCGGAAACATAGACAAGTTGTAAAAAAGTTCCGAATGCTATAATTCAGTAGTTTTTActgaaatagaaataaaattagaagGAATAAAAATGGGTAAAAAAACCATCTATATAATGTTAGAAACAGGTTTGTTctgatgaaaataaagtttttcgGTTGTGGTGAGTATAATCTTTCAAGCAATAAATACACATTTTCAATTGTGTTTAGTAAAAGATTTGAGTATTATCTTGATCTGCGGTAGTTCACATGATAAgcatctttaattttataaataaaaatttcaatgcAATGGCTGCCCTTCCTACCCTtccaaaaaatcatttcactACTAAATGATCATTCTTACGGTTGAGAATTGAGACAGACTCTGATTGATTCCTCAAAAAAGTACACTAATGACCATAGATCCTTCACGTGACTTTCCGTTATCCGATTTGAAGTAGTCTTCTTACTAAATCCCATAtgttatctatatatatatcaattcCCAATTTCTTTCTTGAATAAGATCAATCTCTAATTTCAAGCAGCTTATGTATGTACTGTACcagtaaaaaattttcggaATACATGTCGTTCCTACCCCTCGATTTTCATGCACACGTGTATGTGACAAAATCTGAGATAACATTGCGcttaaatttaaactaattttggTATGTGTAATATTGTGTTATAATTTGCGTAATATCACATGGAAAAACTCGATTATAAGTAAacataatttcttatttattgatactattttacttttgaatttttttttaattgacgTTTTGTCAAAAGAagaattacaattaatataactaTCGAACTCAAACGTCTATACTTTCCTAACATTATTGATAAGTCTCGCCatataattagtttatttaatctaatttcttatattaatttaccaattactatatattactatatatgaaaaattgaatgaatatctaatttttttttaaaaaaaaaataaggaaagaaaagaattaataaattagttttcCCTTTAtgcaattcaaaattaattcaaatttttacttacAATAAAGTCAAAAATTAGAGTGCCTCCACTTCCTACTAACCAAGCTAAATTCATTAGCAAATAGTGTGGTTCTATTGAGAAGAAAATAATCgacttttgataataatttaataattaaaggttagttatgttaaaaaatattaattaagtaCTTTAAAAATCGAAATTCTTCATACCAAACTATAGGTTATATTTCCTAACACACAAAAACAGAACATTGCTAGTGACAAACCCTCCGTAGATTTATTTTGAtagttttgaataatttgtgGAATTCGAGCACCAACTGTTACaattatcaaatgattttg harbors:
- a CDS encoding Arf GTPase arl1, translating into MGAILSRVLGRLWGEKEVRILILGLDGAGKTTILYRLQIGEVVTTIPTIGFNVETVTYKNIKFQVWDLGGQTSIRPYWRCYYANTDAVIYVVDSVDRDRMSTSKEELHAMLDEEELRDAALLVFANKQDMVGAMSAAEVSDALGLGTLKNRQWSIYKTSAVKGDGLTEGLDWLVNIIRGNEQ